The following are encoded together in the Humulus lupulus chromosome 5, drHumLupu1.1, whole genome shotgun sequence genome:
- the LOC133778773 gene encoding uncharacterized protein LOC133778773: protein MRKKQLPHTCSRRGYARTMDDMSRESSKPVTRVQAFLKTHTKKNGEPVNAQAAEVIEKLQVLANEKPDSCTTQNTVQDALTIIFGPDKNGRSLANGRGSI, encoded by the exons atgaggaagaaacAACTCCCACATACATGCAGCAggagaggatatgctcgaacaatggatgacatg AGTAGGGAAAGCTCAAAACCTGTAACAAGAGTTCAAGCTTTCTTAAAGACACACacaaagaagaatggtgaacctgtgaATGCACAAGCTGCTGAAGTTATT GAGAAGCTACAAGTTCTTGCAAATGAAAAACCAGATTCATGCACAACACAGAATACTGTACAAGATGCTCTCACTATCATATTTGGTCCTGACAAGAATGGTAGATCATTAGCTAATGGGAGGGGA TCAATCTGA